In the genome of Bacteroidales bacterium, the window CTGTTACTTGCCCTGTGTCATGCCCTGTATCTTGCCCTTTATCTTGTATTGTATCTAAATAATCTTGACTGAAAGGAAAGCAAATTTCCAGAAAATTTTCACTAATTTTGAAAATGTTTTTATCGTAGGCATTTAAAATACGATGCATGCCGGAGCCTAATTGTTCAACAAAATCTAAATCACTAAAAACTCGCATTAATTCACGATTACGTGGCATTGAACGACCTTTGAAAAATTCTTCTTCGCTTAATCCTTCTACTAAACCACCATATGAAGTTATGCTTAACCGGTCGGAATATATTTCTACTACCGGAGGAACTTCTTTTGTGTAATCATTATGTACGATTGCATTTATAAAGGCTTCTCGAAGTGCCTTTTCATCTATCATTCTGCGTTCCAAACGCCTTGCAGCACCGGTAATCTTTGTGTAGGTTTTGTTTTCAATTTCAAGTTTGTCCAATACTCGGTTGGTTGCTTTTATAAGTGAGCAAAAACCGTATTCTTCATTTTCTGTTAAATCATATTTATCAGTTCCGGAATATTTTGCAACTTTAATAGATACACTGTTTGTATCTGCAAGTAAATAGGCAACATAATTCAGTTTACCGTCGGATGTATATAAATCCAGATTTTTAAGAAATTCATCGTTTATAGTGAATTTTTGTTCTTCGTAATAAATTTTAAGTTGAGCAAAACTGTGTTCAGCATATCGTGGAGAAACAATATTACGGAGAGAATCTCGTGTTCTTGAAGCAAAGAGTTTATTTATTAAATCGGTTGTCATTTGTTGTGTTCCGCTTCCGATACGCATATAGCAACCTGCCGGAGACATCCCTTTATTTTTAATATAATAAGGTTTCTCGGCACCGCTTGAAACGATGATATGAATTATTGTTTTGCCTTCTTTTTCTTCCGATAATACATCAAAAAGCCCGAGGCATGAGGGCAAAATGTTATTTTTAAGGCGGTCGGA includes:
- a CDS encoding putative DNA binding domain-containing protein; the encoded protein is MLNDKLEKEVVAFLNSKTGGDIYIGVSDNGDILGVESPDKTQLAISDRLKNNILPSCLGLFDVLSEEKEGKTIIHIIVSSGAEKPYYIKNKGMSPAGCYMRIGSGTQQMTTDLINKLFASRTRDSLRNIVSPRYAEHSFAQLKIYYEEQKFTINDEFLKNLDLYTSDGKLNYVAYLLADTNSVSIKVAKYSGTDKYDLTENEEYGFCSLIKATNRVLDKLEIENKTYTKITGAARRLERRMIDEKALREAFINAIVHNDYTKEVPPVVEIYSDRLSITSYGGLVEGLSEEEFFKGRSMPRNRELMRVFSDLDFVEQLGSGMHRILNAYDKNIFKISENFLEICFPFSQDYLDTIQDKGQDTGHDTGQVTGQVKQLLSVCESTKSKSELMELLQLKGRDNFEKLYLKPALSLKFLEMTIPEKPKSRNQKYRLTEKGKYFESHIK